Proteins encoded in a region of the Streptomyces violaceoruber genome:
- a CDS encoding acyl-CoA dehydrogenase family protein — protein sequence MAASPKLPAFDPADPLGIDDLLEPEDLAVRDTVRSWAADRVLPHIADWYESGELPGIRELARELGGIGALGMSLEGYGCAGASAVQYGLACLELEAADSGIRSLVSVQGSLAMYAIHRFGSEGQRQEWLPRMAGGEVIGCFGLTEPDHGSDPANMRTNAKRDTGGDWVLNGRKMWITNGSVAGVAVVWAQTEEGIRGFVVPTDSPGFSAPEIKHKWSLRASVTSELVLDDVRLPADAVLPEATGLRGPLSCLSHARYGIVWGSMGAARSSFEAAVEYAKSREQFGRAIGGFQLTQAKLADMAVELHKGILLAHHLGRRMDAGRLRPEQVSFGKLNNVREAIDICRTARTILGANGISLEYPVMRHATNLESVLTYEGTVEMHQLVLGKALTGLDAFR from the coding sequence ATGGCCGCGTCCCCGAAGTTGCCCGCGTTCGACCCCGCCGACCCCCTCGGCATCGACGACCTGCTCGAGCCGGAGGACCTCGCCGTCCGGGACACCGTGCGGAGCTGGGCCGCGGACCGCGTGCTGCCGCACATCGCGGACTGGTACGAGAGCGGCGAGCTGCCCGGCATCCGGGAGCTCGCGCGGGAGCTCGGGGGTATCGGCGCGCTCGGCATGTCGCTCGAGGGGTACGGCTGCGCCGGTGCGTCCGCCGTCCAGTACGGGCTCGCCTGCCTGGAGCTGGAGGCGGCCGACTCCGGCATCCGCTCCCTGGTCTCCGTGCAGGGCTCCCTCGCCATGTACGCCATCCACCGCTTCGGGAGTGAGGGGCAGCGGCAGGAGTGGCTGCCGCGCATGGCCGGCGGTGAGGTCATCGGGTGCTTCGGGCTGACCGAGCCCGACCACGGGTCCGACCCGGCCAACATGCGCACCAACGCCAAGCGGGACACGGGTGGCGACTGGGTGCTCAACGGACGCAAGATGTGGATCACCAACGGCTCGGTGGCCGGTGTCGCCGTCGTCTGGGCGCAGACCGAGGAGGGGATCCGCGGCTTCGTCGTGCCGACCGACAGTCCCGGCTTCTCCGCGCCCGAGATCAAGCACAAGTGGTCCCTGCGGGCCAGCGTCACCAGCGAGCTGGTGCTCGACGACGTACGGCTGCCCGCCGACGCCGTGCTGCCGGAGGCGACCGGGCTGCGCGGCCCGCTCAGCTGTCTCTCACACGCCCGTTACGGCATCGTCTGGGGTTCGATGGGCGCGGCACGCAGCTCTTTCGAGGCGGCCGTGGAGTACGCGAAGTCGCGGGAGCAGTTCGGGCGGGCCATCGGAGGCTTCCAGCTGACCCAGGCCAAGCTCGCCGACATGGCGGTCGAACTGCACAAGGGGATTCTGCTCGCCCACCACCTGGGGCGGCGCATGGACGCCGGCCGCCTGCGTCCCGAGCAGGTCAGCTTCGGCAAGCTCAACAACGTACGCGAGGCCATCGACATCTGCCGTACGGCCCGCACGATCCTCGGCGCCAACGGGATCTCCCTCGAATACCCCGTGATGCGGCACGCGACGAACCTGGAATCGGTGCTCACCTACGAGGGCACCGTCGAGATGCACCAGCTGGTGCTGGGCAAGGCGCTCACCGGGCTCGACGCCTTCCGGTAG
- a CDS encoding cell division protein SepF: MGSVRKASAWLGLVDDNNDDERYYDDDYSEGPESGDAWVTDPRVKVASDVAEEKGRRIATVTPDSFRDARAIGELFRDGVPVIVNLTAMEGTDAKRVVDFAAGLIFGLRGSIERVSTRVFLLSPADTQVISGESAAHRSDGFFNQS, from the coding sequence ATGGGATCGGTACGCAAGGCGAGTGCGTGGCTCGGCCTCGTCGACGACAACAACGATGACGAGCGTTACTACGACGACGACTACTCCGAGGGCCCCGAGTCCGGGGACGCCTGGGTCACGGACCCGCGGGTCAAGGTGGCTTCGGACGTGGCCGAGGAGAAGGGCCGCCGCATCGCGACGGTCACCCCGGACAGCTTCCGGGACGCACGGGCCATCGGTGAGCTGTTCCGGGACGGGGTCCCGGTCATCGTGAACCTGACGGCCATGGAGGGCACCGACGCCAAGCGCGTGGTCGACTTCGCGGCCGGGCTCATCTTCGGCCTGCGCGGTTCGATCGAGCGGGTGTCCACCCGGGTGTTCCTGCTGAGCCCGGCCGACACCCAGGTCATCAGCGGCGAGTCCGCCGCGCACCGTTCCGACGGATTCTTCAACCAGAGCTGA
- a CDS encoding DUF5685 family protein, protein MFGIVRPCRHRLGESLTSQWMAHLCGLCLALRKDHGQFARIVTNYDGLLISVLTEAQAGRGGAGAGRRTAGPCPLRGMRTASVAHGEGARLAAAVSLVLASAKVRDHVADGDGLLARRPVALAARRIAGGWDAAGARGGGAVGFDTAVLVDAVDRQGGIEALAGPGTPLLTVTEPTETATAAAFAHTAHLAGRPHNAVPLAEAGRLFGRLAHLLDAVEDREADAASGAWNPLTATGTPLAEARRLADDAVHGVRLALREAEFTDGRLVHRLLVHELGSSVDRAFGTVSCAHGSHPYAPPGAPGTPGAPGGPGGPTPPEPPRRDRRGLLAGCAVWLGLACTCQMCCGTFNDPWSGQRREGLCSQCDCGNCCDCCDCCSNCCGDDGCGCGCDGCDCGCSC, encoded by the coding sequence GTGTTCGGAATCGTCAGGCCGTGCAGGCACCGGCTCGGAGAGAGCCTCACGAGCCAGTGGATGGCTCATTTGTGCGGGTTGTGCCTCGCACTGCGCAAGGACCACGGACAGTTCGCGCGGATCGTGACGAACTATGACGGGCTGCTCATATCGGTGTTGACGGAGGCTCAGGCCGGGCGGGGCGGTGCGGGCGCCGGGCGGCGCACCGCCGGGCCCTGCCCGCTGCGCGGGATGCGCACCGCGTCCGTCGCGCACGGCGAGGGCGCCCGGCTCGCGGCGGCCGTCTCCCTGGTGCTGGCCTCGGCCAAGGTGCGCGACCACGTCGCCGACGGGGACGGCCTGCTGGCCCGCCGTCCGGTGGCGCTCGCCGCCCGCCGGATCGCCGGCGGCTGGGACGCGGCCGGGGCGCGCGGCGGCGGCGCCGTCGGCTTCGACACCGCCGTACTGGTCGACGCCGTGGACCGGCAGGGCGGCATCGAGGCGCTCGCGGGGCCCGGGACGCCGCTGCTCACCGTCACCGAGCCGACCGAGACCGCGACCGCCGCCGCCTTCGCGCACACCGCGCACCTCGCCGGGCGGCCGCACAACGCCGTGCCGCTCGCCGAGGCCGGGCGGCTCTTCGGCCGGCTCGCCCACCTCCTGGACGCCGTGGAGGACCGGGAGGCCGACGCCGCCTCCGGCGCCTGGAACCCGCTCACCGCCACCGGGACGCCGCTGGCCGAGGCCCGGCGGCTCGCCGACGACGCGGTGCACGGGGTGCGGCTGGCCCTGCGGGAGGCCGAGTTCACCGACGGGCGGCTGGTGCACCGGCTGCTCGTGCACGAGCTGGGCAGTTCCGTGGACCGCGCGTTCGGCACCGTCTCGTGCGCCCATGGCAGCCATCCGTACGCCCCTCCCGGCGCGCCCGGCACCCCGGGCGCTCCCGGCGGCCCCGGTGGGCCGACGCCCCCGGAGCCGCCGCGCCGCGACCGGCGCGGGCTGCTCGCCGGCTGTGCCGTGTGGCTGGGGCTGGCCTGCACGTGCCAGATGTGCTGCGGCACCTTCAACGACCCCTGGAGCGGCCAGCGCAGGGAAGGGCTCTGCTCCCAGTGCGACTGCGGCAACTGCTGCGACTGCTGCGACTGCTGCAGCAACTGCTGCGGCGACGACGGGTGCGGCTGCGGCTGCGACGGCTGCGACTGCGGGTGCAGCTGCTGA
- a CDS encoding DUF1684 domain-containing protein: MTKGSPGDTPDKASDRAPGDASDASDAWRRWHEQRVATVSAPYGPLALTGTHWLEDHPDGQLPDIPGRWTTDGDAVLLTAGRADGLTVDGRLLDGEARLTADRGPVGAARVARGERRLVVLVREGLWGVRDFDPAAPARRAFRGIAATPYDPRWSVPGRFTPYDTGRRSVRVPNADGRERGLALGGELAFELDGRAHTLQVGVEDDGSLWAVFADATSGSTSYRFRFLRPAAPDAEGRTTVDLNRALLPPCAFADHFVCPFPPPGNTLGARVEAGERELR, translated from the coding sequence ATGACGAAGGGCTCACCCGGCGACACACCGGACAAGGCATCCGACCGAGCACCCGGCGACGCGTCCGACGCGTCCGACGCGTGGAGGCGGTGGCACGAGCAGCGGGTCGCCACGGTCTCGGCGCCCTACGGGCCGCTCGCGCTGACCGGCACGCACTGGCTGGAGGATCATCCGGACGGGCAACTTCCGGACATCCCCGGCCGGTGGACGACGGACGGCGACGCGGTGCTGCTGACGGCCGGCCGCGCGGACGGGCTCACCGTGGACGGGCGGCTCCTGGACGGCGAGGCACGGCTCACGGCCGACCGGGGACCGGTGGGCGCGGCCCGGGTGGCCCGCGGCGAGCGACGGCTGGTCGTGCTGGTCCGCGAGGGGCTGTGGGGCGTCCGTGACTTCGACCCGGCCGCCCCCGCGCGGCGGGCGTTCCGCGGCATCGCCGCCACGCCGTACGACCCGCGCTGGTCGGTGCCGGGCCGCTTCACCCCGTACGACACGGGGCGGCGCAGCGTGCGGGTGCCGAACGCGGACGGCCGGGAGCGCGGGCTGGCGCTCGGCGGGGAGCTGGCCTTCGAGCTGGACGGACGGGCGCACACCCTCCAGGTGGGCGTCGAGGACGACGGCTCCCTGTGGGCCGTCTTCGCCGACGCCACCAGCGGAAGCACCAGTTACCGCTTCCGGTTCCTGCGCCCGGCCGCGCCGGACGCCGAGGGGCGTACGACCGTCGACCTGAACCGTGCGCTGCTGCCGCCGTGCGCGTTCGCCGACCACTTCGTCTGTCCCTTCCCGCCGCCGGGGAACACCCTGGGGGCCCGCGTCGAGGCGGGGGAGCGCGAACTGCGCTGA
- a CDS encoding S1 family peptidase translates to MRIKRTTPRSGITRRTRLIAVSTGLVAAAAVAIPSANAAPAPATFSAAELSSAGNAVLQADVPGTAWAVDSKSGRVLLTVDSTVSQAEIAKIKEQAGDKADALTIKRTPGKFNKLIQGGDAIYASSWRCSLGFNVRTSSGAEYFLTAGHCTDGAGAWRASSGGTVIGQTAGSSFPGNDYGIVQYTGSVSRPGTANGVDITRAATPSVGTTVIRDGSTTGTHSGRVTALNATVNYGGGDVVGGLIQTTVCAEPGDSGGSLYGSNGTAYGLTSGGSGNCSSGGTTFFQPVTEALSAYGVSVY, encoded by the coding sequence GTGAGGATCAAGCGCACCACCCCCCGCAGCGGCATCACGAGACGGACTCGGCTGATCGCCGTTTCCACCGGCCTCGTGGCCGCCGCCGCCGTCGCGATCCCCAGCGCGAACGCGGCACCCGCCCCGGCCACCTTCAGTGCCGCCGAGCTGAGCAGCGCCGGCAACGCGGTACTCCAGGCCGACGTCCCCGGCACCGCCTGGGCCGTCGACAGCAAGTCCGGCCGGGTGCTGCTCACCGTGGACAGCACCGTCTCCCAGGCCGAGATCGCGAAGATCAAGGAGCAGGCCGGCGACAAGGCCGACGCGCTCACGATCAAGCGCACTCCCGGCAAGTTCAACAAGCTCATCCAGGGCGGTGACGCCATCTACGCGAGCAGCTGGCGCTGCTCCCTCGGCTTCAACGTCCGCACCAGCAGCGGCGCCGAGTACTTCCTGACCGCCGGTCACTGCACCGACGGCGCCGGCGCCTGGCGGGCCAGCTCCGGAGGCACCGTCATCGGACAGACGGCGGGCTCCAGCTTCCCGGGCAACGACTACGGCATCGTGCAGTACACCGGGTCCGTCTCCCGGCCCGGCACCGCCAACGGCGTGGACATCACCCGCGCCGCCACCCCGAGCGTGGGTACCACCGTCATCCGTGACGGCTCCACCACCGGCACCCACAGCGGCCGGGTCACCGCCCTGAACGCCACCGTCAACTACGGCGGCGGCGACGTCGTCGGCGGGCTGATCCAGACCACGGTCTGCGCCGAGCCCGGCGACTCCGGCGGCTCGCTCTACGGCAGCAACGGCACCGCGTACGGTCTGACCTCCGGCGGCAGCGGCAACTGCTCCTCCGGCGGTACGACGTTCTTCCAGCCGGTGACGGAGGCCCTGAGCGCCTACGGCGTCAGCGTCTACTAG
- a CDS encoding response regulator, translated as MTIRLLIVDDQELIRTGFRLFLQTQNDLEVVGEADDGHGALAQAAALRPDVVLMDIRMPRMDGVEATSRLTASDSPPRVLILTTYDLDEYVFGALRAGASGFLLKDASRDRLLEAIRVVHAGEALLSPSITRRLIEDYATRAAPVRPREAVLAGLTPREREILLLVARGLSNPEIAARLVVTEATVKSHVGSMFAKLHLRDRAQAVVFAYENAIVLPGGTG; from the coding sequence ATGACCATCCGCCTGCTGATCGTCGACGACCAGGAACTGATCCGTACCGGCTTCCGGCTGTTCCTTCAGACCCAGAACGATCTGGAGGTCGTCGGGGAGGCCGACGACGGTCACGGGGCACTCGCCCAAGCCGCCGCCCTGCGCCCCGACGTGGTCCTGATGGACATCCGCATGCCCCGCATGGACGGTGTCGAGGCAACCTCCCGGCTGACCGCCTCCGACTCCCCGCCCCGGGTGCTGATCCTCACCACCTACGACCTGGACGAGTACGTCTTCGGCGCACTGCGGGCGGGCGCGTCGGGTTTCCTGCTGAAGGACGCCTCGCGCGACCGCCTGCTGGAGGCGATCCGCGTCGTCCACGCCGGTGAGGCCCTGCTGTCGCCGTCGATCACCCGCAGGCTGATCGAGGACTACGCCACCCGCGCCGCACCGGTCCGGCCGCGGGAGGCGGTGCTGGCCGGTCTGACCCCCCGGGAACGGGAGATCCTCCTCCTGGTGGCCAGGGGCCTGTCGAACCCGGAGATCGCCGCGCGCCTGGTCGTGACCGAGGCGACGGTGAAGAGCCACGTCGGCAGCATGTTCGCCAAGCTCCACCTGCGGGACCGCGCCCAGGCCGTGGTGTTCGCCTACGAGAACGCGATCGTCCTCCCCGGCGGCACGGGCTGA
- a CDS encoding sensor histidine kinase, whose translation MNDLFGRARAAYDLLVARRSALFDLVLAVITTGVEIGQLFDGGTPVVVIPAAVIPVGVIPVVVTVLTGSALLLRRRAPLTVLVTACAGAAVLVPLGYSPGGAPVVVALASLADLRDRRVSVAALVPTALFLLLASISSLPVPVGAWALGSYLQTRRRYTRALEDRAATLERERAQLDQLAAQRERTAIARELHDIVAHSVTVMLIGVRGARDVLPTDPGVAAETLERVEVNAEQSLAELRRILGLLRTPDNGAQWRPQPSLGQLPELVSGYRTAGMPVQLEFTGEARPLAGGLELSAYRIVEEALTNVLKHTDPTRVTVTLHYGRTRLDVTVEDDGGGGGPAPSGAGHGILGMRERAAVTGGSLDARRTADGFVVTARLPVEDAGDAA comes from the coding sequence GTGAACGACCTCTTCGGGCGGGCCCGGGCGGCGTACGACCTGTTGGTCGCGCGCCGCTCGGCGCTGTTCGACCTCGTGCTGGCGGTGATCACGACCGGAGTGGAGATCGGGCAGCTCTTCGACGGCGGCACCCCGGTCGTCGTGATCCCGGCCGCCGTGATCCCGGTCGGCGTGATCCCGGTCGTGGTGACGGTGCTGACCGGCTCCGCCCTGCTCCTCCGCCGGCGCGCCCCCCTGACCGTGCTCGTCACGGCCTGTGCGGGCGCCGCGGTGCTCGTGCCGCTGGGCTACTCGCCGGGCGGGGCGCCCGTCGTGGTCGCCCTCGCCTCGCTCGCCGACCTGCGTGACCGGAGGGTGTCGGTGGCGGCGCTCGTCCCGACGGCGCTGTTCCTGCTGCTGGCGAGCATCTCCTCGCTGCCCGTCCCGGTCGGCGCGTGGGCCCTCGGCTCGTACCTCCAGACCCGGCGGCGCTACACCCGGGCGCTGGAAGACCGGGCGGCCACCCTGGAGCGCGAACGCGCGCAGCTCGACCAGCTCGCGGCGCAGCGGGAACGCACCGCCATCGCCCGCGAACTCCACGACATCGTCGCCCACTCGGTCACCGTCATGCTGATCGGTGTGCGCGGCGCCCGGGACGTCCTGCCGACCGACCCCGGGGTCGCGGCCGAGACCCTGGAACGGGTCGAGGTCAACGCGGAGCAGAGCCTGGCCGAACTCCGCCGGATCCTCGGCCTGCTGCGCACGCCGGACAACGGCGCGCAGTGGCGGCCGCAGCCCTCGCTCGGCCAGCTCCCCGAGCTGGTTTCCGGCTACCGGACAGCCGGGATGCCCGTACAACTGGAGTTCACCGGCGAGGCCCGGCCGCTGGCCGGCGGCCTCGAACTGTCGGCCTACCGAATCGTCGAGGAGGCACTGACCAACGTGCTCAAACACACCGACCCCACCCGGGTCACGGTGACGCTCCACTACGGCCGGACGCGGTTGGACGTCACGGTCGAGGACGACGGCGGCGGAGGCGGTCCGGCTCCGTCGGGCGCCGGGCACGGCATCCTCGGGATGCGGGAACGCGCGGCGGTGACGGGCGGCAGCCTGGACGCCCGCCGTACGGCCGACGGGTTCGTGGTGACCGCCCGCCTGCCCGTCGAGGACGCCGGGGACGCGGCATGA
- a CDS encoding ABC transporter permease, protein MSRLLRGELIKTVTTRTVLGFAVGTVAFAALNALVVAAWSGTLDEVAEKEEALSAMPVLLMLWGLVGAAGEYRHRTAAPAALVGRRGRGVVLSARIAAYALTGLLLGALTTTVSVGLALPLLSDQPGPDLTSADVGAVVAGNLVAFVLSTILGAALGALIRSPVLGVVVLLVVNFAVVPLLSGVWEAGVNLTPFGAAGILSRMTHHTTLSVVSAGWVLAAWTVAVTLVAVVVERRRDLA, encoded by the coding sequence ATGAGCCGTCTGCTGCGCGGCGAACTGATCAAGACCGTGACCACCCGGACCGTCCTGGGCTTCGCGGTGGGCACGGTCGCGTTCGCCGCTCTCAACGCCCTGGTGGTCGCGGCGTGGTCGGGCACGCTGGACGAGGTGGCCGAGAAGGAGGAGGCCCTGTCGGCGATGCCGGTCCTGCTCATGCTCTGGGGGCTGGTCGGCGCGGCCGGTGAGTACCGGCACCGGACGGCCGCACCGGCGGCACTGGTGGGCCGCCGTGGCCGCGGGGTCGTGCTGTCGGCGAGAATTGCCGCTTACGCGCTGACCGGGCTCCTGCTCGGCGCGCTGACGACCACGGTGTCGGTCGGGCTCGCGCTGCCGCTGCTGAGTGACCAGCCGGGGCCCGATCTCACCTCCGCAGACGTCGGTGCCGTCGTGGCGGGCAACCTGGTGGCGTTCGTCCTGTCCACGATCCTGGGCGCCGCCCTCGGCGCCCTGATCCGTAGCCCGGTCCTGGGAGTGGTCGTCCTGCTGGTCGTGAACTTCGCCGTGGTCCCGCTGCTTTCCGGTGTCTGGGAAGCGGGCGTCAACCTCACGCCGTTCGGCGCGGCCGGGATCCTGAGCCGGATGACGCACCACACGACCCTGTCGGTGGTCTCGGCCGGATGGGTGCTGGCCGCGTGGACGGTCGCGGTCACGCTGGTCGCGGTCGTGGTCGAGCGACGGCGCGATCTGGCGTGA
- a CDS encoding ATP-binding cassette domain-containing protein, translating to MTSSRGAGDPAAIRVEGLTKRYGRATAVDDLSFTVGTGRVTGFFGPNGAGKTTALKAVVGLARPTAGRAFVRATPVAALKPDARLLGVHIEPCGAHPGRTGRAHLRSLAALAGLPRRRVGEVLELVGLEEAARGRVGKYSMGMRQRLGLAAALLGDPEILVLDEPVNGLDPQGIRWLRTLLRERAAKGGTVLLSSHMLGEAAQTVDDVVVINRGRLVHEGAIRDLERSGESVVAVRTAEAERLSELVTAAGGRTKTDDGGRLLVEGLDVTEVARLAHRDGVLVEEITERTASLEDAFFGLTGGADR from the coding sequence ATGACTTCTTCACGAGGTGCCGGGGACCCGGCGGCCATCAGGGTCGAAGGGCTGACCAAGCGCTACGGCCGCGCAACGGCGGTCGACGACCTGTCGTTCACAGTCGGAACCGGGAGGGTGACGGGGTTCTTCGGCCCGAACGGGGCGGGGAAGACCACCGCTCTCAAAGCGGTCGTCGGACTGGCGCGGCCGACAGCGGGCCGGGCGTTCGTACGGGCCACGCCGGTCGCCGCCCTCAAACCCGACGCCCGGCTGCTCGGCGTGCACATCGAACCCTGCGGGGCCCATCCCGGCCGCACCGGCAGGGCGCACCTGCGCTCGCTGGCCGCACTGGCCGGACTGCCCCGCCGCCGGGTCGGGGAGGTGCTGGAACTCGTCGGCCTGGAGGAGGCGGCCCGGGGCCGGGTCGGGAAGTACTCGATGGGCATGCGGCAGCGGCTCGGGCTCGCCGCGGCGCTCCTGGGCGATCCGGAGATCCTGGTGCTGGACGAGCCGGTGAACGGCCTGGACCCGCAAGGCATCCGCTGGTTGCGTACGCTGCTGCGGGAGCGGGCCGCGAAGGGGGGCACGGTCCTGCTGTCCAGCCACATGCTGGGCGAGGCGGCCCAGACCGTCGACGACGTGGTCGTGATCAACCGGGGACGGCTGGTCCACGAAGGTGCGATCCGGGACCTCGAACGGTCCGGGGAAAGCGTGGTCGCGGTGCGCACCGCCGAGGCCGAGCGCCTGTCGGAGCTGGTGACCGCGGCCGGCGGCCGCACGAAGACCGACGACGGAGGCCGGTTGCTGGTCGAAGGGCTCGACGTCACGGAGGTGGCACGGCTGGCCCACCGCGACGGCGTCCTTGTGGAGGAGATCACCGAGCGGACCGCGTCGCTGGAGGACGCGTTCTTCGGCCTCACGGGAGGGGCGGACCGATGA